Proteins encoded in a region of the Streptacidiphilus rugosus AM-16 genome:
- a CDS encoding ISAs1 family transposase: MEQIPDEELEDAVVTLDALHAQREHARYLVEERGAHYLLSVKGNQKNLARQLKSLPWKQIPVLHRTSERGHGRGEIRELQVASVNGLLFHHARQVVRIRRRRRLLGAKKWSEEVVYAVTDLPAEQASPEEIATWARGHWTIENSVHRVRDVIFGEDARTIRTRNTPAVMAVLGDIVRGTLRTLGWVNAASARRAHTNPATVLRLHGIT, from the coding sequence ATGGAACAGATCCCCGACGAGGAACTGGAAGACGCCGTGGTCACCCTCGACGCCCTGCACGCCCAGCGCGAGCACGCCCGCTACCTCGTCGAAGAGCGCGGCGCCCACTACCTGCTGAGCGTGAAGGGGAACCAGAAGAACCTCGCCCGGCAGCTCAAGTCGCTTCCCTGGAAGCAGATCCCGGTCCTGCACCGCACCAGCGAGCGCGGTCACGGCCGCGGGGAGATCCGCGAACTCCAGGTCGCGAGCGTGAACGGACTGCTGTTCCACCATGCCCGCCAGGTCGTCCGCATCCGTCGCCGGCGCCGCCTGCTCGGAGCGAAGAAGTGGAGCGAGGAGGTCGTCTACGCCGTCACCGACCTGCCCGCCGAGCAGGCGAGCCCCGAGGAGATCGCCACCTGGGCCCGCGGCCACTGGACGATCGAGAACAGCGTCCACCGGGTCCGCGACGTCATCTTCGGCGAGGACGCCCGCACCATCCGCACCCGCAACACACCCGCCGTCATGGCCGTCCTCGGCGACATCGTCCGCGGCACCCTCCGCACCCTCGGCTGGGTCAACGCCGCCAGCGCCAGACGCGCCCACACCAACCCCGCCACCGTCCTGCGACTCCACGGCATCACATGA
- a CDS encoding BTAD domain-containing putative transcriptional regulator, with the protein MAAIKLVRALAALAAIALLELGIPTALLAVGVLPSWAQLTGALTGPDNGTLFLGALTLLGWGAWAALTLSFTVEATAVLRHRSAPRLPVLGVTQHLAASLVAAIVVLLPSTGALASAAPATAATLHLPHATRATPERAAAGAAKAAATRTPAGQAGQSHTVASSDETLWGIAEHYLGDGLRWREVAALNNGVPQADGQSLTAHTVHLVPGWTLRLPTGADSRHPLKRDGDSSRAVTDRDDHADGASTHGRGERVHIVHPGETLSQIAETDLGNADDYPAIYAASTHTVQPDGEHLTDPDLILPGWHLTIPQPSIPTADPTSTPGGPGTVHVGGGHSPAPTAPSDNPTAAPTTTPSPSPTAAPETGPVGVPATSATPAPSQVLTSPAAGASGAPTATPSTAGTTPSTSASATTAAAPASAEDSPAASELRIGAAIAALLASGLMGGYAIKRALQQRNRRPGQTIAVPAQTSSLEQILASQADPANAELLDIALRTMTTHLPHGEPLPQVEAARIERNRIQLRADGAPVPPFTHGADGWWNLDPTAELLHSAAAADVAAPYPMLATLGKEPDGTLLLLNLAAIRTLLLDGTAQQVREVARALALDAATSPWGQELQILSAGLIEADLPQMMATGRIRRLDQIADAVTDLADLLLTAHQDPDASMPWMLVASDDVDEEAAWELAGLVSRAPHAPVALALPTKSLGPLFPEALRIDCATDRPQQLPHTAAPVVLQRVTETEYQILTEDLHTTEQPAIPATGAWTHVADDTRELVQPMAQQVATEEESAAEAPATASAHSGDVAGGAVTPFLAFAGSHTDSAARATSVPVLPLAPVASDPATPAASLAADGTEESTALPVDVPPRMAPITEPADLHAPEIRILGSVDVTGLGSSGRGKRLAEVAAYLYLRPGRTRADLAEAMSPRTPWTENSVKQRLHDLRNLLENTPDGTPRLARNARDGILPTMTGVRCDWARFQKLAERGLLAGPAGIDDLEAALALVRGRPFAGSTAAWSMPDAQEMVSRIVDTAHTIARYRTTTGHHQQARAAIAKGIDIHPSAELLYRDWIALEAIDGSRADVQRVISRLQEELRALDVEMEHSTQTLIEAVYERDLKGSA; encoded by the coding sequence ATGGCCGCCATCAAACTCGTGCGCGCCCTGGCCGCCCTGGCCGCGATCGCCCTGCTGGAACTCGGCATCCCCACCGCCTTGCTGGCCGTCGGCGTGCTCCCGTCCTGGGCACAGCTGACCGGGGCGCTGACCGGGCCGGACAACGGCACCCTGTTCCTGGGCGCTCTCACCCTGCTCGGCTGGGGAGCCTGGGCCGCCCTGACCCTCAGCTTCACTGTCGAGGCCACAGCCGTGCTGCGGCACCGCAGCGCACCCCGGCTCCCGGTCCTCGGCGTCACCCAGCATCTGGCCGCGTCCCTGGTCGCCGCGATCGTCGTCCTGCTCCCCTCCACCGGCGCTCTTGCCAGCGCCGCACCCGCGACCGCCGCCACACTCCACCTCCCGCACGCCACCCGGGCGACGCCCGAGCGGGCCGCGGCAGGCGCCGCGAAAGCGGCGGCCACTAGGACGCCTGCCGGGCAGGCCGGGCAATCCCACACCGTGGCGTCCAGCGACGAGACGCTGTGGGGCATCGCCGAGCACTACCTGGGCGACGGGCTGCGCTGGCGGGAGGTCGCGGCCCTCAACAACGGCGTCCCCCAGGCCGACGGACAGAGCCTCACCGCCCACACCGTGCACCTGGTCCCGGGCTGGACACTCCGCCTGCCCACCGGTGCCGACAGCCGCCATCCCCTCAAGCGGGACGGCGACTCCTCGCGTGCCGTCACAGACAGGGACGACCACGCCGACGGCGCCAGCACCCACGGCCGCGGCGAGCGCGTCCACATCGTGCACCCCGGCGAGACGCTGTCCCAGATCGCCGAGACCGACCTCGGCAACGCGGACGACTATCCCGCCATCTACGCAGCCAGCACCCACACCGTCCAACCCGACGGCGAGCACCTGACCGATCCCGACCTCATCCTGCCCGGATGGCACCTGACCATCCCCCAGCCCAGCATTCCCACCGCCGACCCGACCAGTACACCCGGGGGCCCAGGGACAGTCCATGTCGGGGGCGGCCACTCCCCCGCGCCGACGGCTCCGAGCGACAACCCCACTGCGGCACCGACAACAACGCCCTCCCCGTCACCGACCGCAGCCCCGGAAACTGGGCCCGTGGGCGTCCCCGCCACCTCCGCTACGCCGGCGCCTTCGCAGGTCCTCACCTCTCCCGCGGCTGGCGCGTCAGGCGCGCCCACGGCGACGCCGAGCACCGCCGGCACGACGCCCTCGACCTCTGCGTCGGCGACTACTGCCGCAGCACCAGCCTCCGCAGAAGACTCCCCGGCAGCGAGCGAACTGCGCATCGGCGCGGCGATCGCCGCGCTCCTGGCCTCCGGTCTGATGGGCGGGTACGCAATCAAGCGAGCCCTGCAGCAGCGCAACCGGCGCCCCGGCCAGACCATCGCCGTCCCGGCCCAGACCAGCAGCTTGGAGCAGATCCTCGCCAGTCAGGCCGACCCCGCCAACGCCGAGTTGCTCGACATCGCGCTCCGCACCATGACCACCCATCTGCCCCACGGTGAGCCGCTCCCGCAAGTAGAGGCGGCCCGGATCGAACGGAACCGCATCCAACTGAGGGCAGACGGGGCTCCGGTCCCGCCGTTCACCCACGGCGCGGACGGCTGGTGGAACCTCGACCCCACCGCCGAACTCCTCCACTCCGCCGCCGCTGCCGACGTGGCGGCCCCCTACCCGATGCTCGCCACCCTCGGCAAAGAACCGGACGGCACCCTGCTGCTCCTCAACCTCGCCGCGATCCGCACGCTCCTCCTGGACGGCACCGCCCAGCAGGTCCGCGAGGTCGCCCGCGCACTCGCCCTAGACGCCGCCACCAGCCCATGGGGCCAAGAACTCCAAATCCTCAGCGCCGGCCTCATCGAAGCAGACCTGCCCCAGATGATGGCCACCGGCCGCATCCGGCGCCTCGACCAGATCGCTGATGCCGTCACCGACCTGGCCGACCTGCTCCTCACCGCGCACCAAGACCCCGACGCCTCCATGCCATGGATGCTGGTCGCCAGCGACGACGTCGACGAAGAAGCCGCCTGGGAACTCGCGGGCCTGGTCTCCCGCGCTCCCCACGCGCCGGTCGCGCTCGCCCTGCCGACCAAGAGCCTGGGTCCACTGTTCCCCGAGGCGTTGCGCATCGACTGCGCGACCGACCGGCCGCAGCAGCTTCCCCACACGGCAGCGCCCGTAGTGCTGCAGCGCGTCACCGAGACCGAGTACCAGATCCTGACCGAGGACCTGCACACCACCGAGCAGCCCGCGATCCCGGCCACCGGGGCTTGGACCCATGTCGCCGACGACACCAGGGAGCTGGTGCAGCCGATGGCCCAACAGGTGGCGACAGAAGAAGAATCAGCAGCGGAAGCCCCTGCGACGGCCAGCGCCCACTCCGGCGACGTGGCGGGTGGAGCCGTCACCCCGTTCCTTGCCTTCGCCGGGTCCCACACCGACTCCGCCGCACGCGCGACGTCGGTGCCCGTGCTGCCCCTCGCGCCGGTGGCCTCCGACCCGGCGACGCCCGCCGCGTCGCTGGCCGCCGACGGAACCGAGGAATCGACAGCCCTGCCGGTCGACGTGCCGCCCCGGATGGCTCCGATCACCGAGCCCGCCGACCTGCACGCCCCGGAAATCCGTATCCTCGGGTCCGTTGACGTCACCGGCCTGGGCAGCAGCGGCCGCGGAAAGCGCCTCGCCGAGGTCGCCGCCTACCTCTACCTCCGCCCGGGCCGCACCCGCGCCGACCTCGCCGAAGCAATGAGCCCGCGTACACCGTGGACCGAGAACAGCGTCAAGCAGCGCCTCCACGACCTGCGCAACCTGCTCGAGAACACCCCGGACGGAACACCGCGACTGGCACGCAACGCCCGCGACGGCATCCTGCCGACGATGACCGGCGTGCGCTGCGACTGGGCGCGCTTCCAGAAACTCGCCGAACGCGGGCTGCTCGCCGGTCCAGCAGGCATCGACGACCTCGAGGCCGCGCTGGCGCTGGTCCGCGGCCGACCCTTCGCCGGCAGCACGGCCGCGTGGAGCATGCCTGACGCCCAAGAGATGGTCTCCCGCATCGTCGACACCGCCCACACCATCGCCCGCTACCGCACCACCACCGGGCACCACCAGCAGGCGCGGGCGGCGATCGCAAAGGGCATCGACATCCACCCGAGCGCGGAACTGCTCTACCGGGACTGGATCGCCCTGGAGGCCATCGACGGCAGCCGCGCAGACGTCCAGCGAGTGATCTCCCGCCTCCAGGAAGAACTGCGCGCGTTGGACGTCGAGATGGAGCACTCCACACAGACGCTCATCGAGGCCGTGTACGAGCGGGACCTGAAGGGCAGCGCCTGA
- a CDS encoding transposase family protein gives MEASDDLLRITARTRDDTPAACPACGQPSRWVHSRYERHVADEAVGGRPVVIDLSVRRLYCENPACEKVTFIEQVSGLTRRYQRRTPALQRVVDAVAIALAGSAGARLLSVLHHVLSWACVLNCLMRITLPARPAPRVPSGST, from the coding sequence GTGGAGGCCAGTGACGATCTGCTGAGGATCACGGCCCGGACCAGGGATGACACCCCGGCGGCATGCCCAGCGTGTGGGCAGCCGTCGCGCTGGGTGCACTCCCGGTACGAGCGGCATGTCGCGGACGAGGCGGTGGGCGGCCGCCCAGTCGTAATCGACTTATCTGTACGTCGCCTGTACTGCGAGAACCCGGCCTGTGAGAAAGTCACCTTCATCGAACAGGTCTCGGGCCTGACCCGGCGATACCAACGTCGTACGCCGGCCCTGCAGAGGGTCGTCGACGCGGTCGCCATCGCGCTGGCCGGATCGGCCGGAGCCCGCCTGCTGAGCGTGCTGCACCACGTACTGTCCTGGGCGTGCGTGCTGAACTGCCTGATGCGCATCACGCTCCCCGCCCGACCTGCGCCGCGAGTGCCCTCGGGGTCGACGTAG
- a CDS encoding TadE/TadG family type IV pilus assembly protein: protein MRAHRRLQKRTEAGALSLELAILAPVVMLLLFTIVQAGFYYYARDAALTAAQQGVETARLRGATLADGETQTWDLLSRTGGSITGPAVTGSDSGQLVAITVTGQVPCWLPGVSFTVSQTATAAKEQPGP from the coding sequence ATGCGTGCGCATCGACGGCTGCAGAAGCGCACGGAGGCGGGGGCGTTGTCGCTGGAGCTGGCGATCCTGGCGCCGGTGGTCATGCTGCTGCTCTTCACCATCGTGCAGGCAGGGTTCTACTACTACGCCCGCGACGCGGCCCTTACCGCCGCCCAGCAAGGCGTTGAGACCGCCCGCCTGCGGGGCGCGACGCTCGCCGATGGGGAAACGCAGACCTGGGACCTGCTGAGCCGCACCGGCGGCAGCATCACCGGCCCGGCCGTGACCGGCAGCGACAGCGGACAACTGGTCGCCATCACCGTCACCGGACAGGTGCCCTGCTGGCTCCCCGGCGTCAGCTTCACGGTCAGTCAGACCGCCACGGCAGCGAAGGAGCAGCCGGGACCATGA
- a CDS encoding transposase — MVMKVYSSEFKADAVALYHSDPDLTIVQVARDLGVNPETLRNWIRADRRTGGTTSTAAKDHRVDEKKKTQDELQAEIAALRAELKTVRKDNATLRRRERAPGPSGPCARSRRSRP, encoded by the coding sequence ATGGTGATGAAGGTCTATTCGTCCGAGTTCAAGGCCGACGCGGTCGCGCTGTACCACTCGGACCCCGACCTCACGATCGTGCAAGTTGCCCGCGATCTTGGTGTGAACCCGGAGACGCTGCGGAACTGGATCCGCGCCGACCGCCGGACCGGCGGCACGACCAGCACGGCCGCGAAAGATCATCGAGTGGACGAGAAGAAAAAGACCCAGGACGAGCTCCAGGCCGAAATAGCGGCCCTGCGAGCGGAACTGAAGACGGTGCGCAAGGACAACGCGACGCTCCGCCGACGCGAGCGCGCACCGGGTCCATCAGGGCCGTGTGCGAGATCTCGTCGAAGCAGGCCTTGA
- a CDS encoding LuxR family transcriptional regulator — translation MGREAELAQVARCRAEAARGEPWVMTVEGEAGIGKTALVRHALAGGGDGLGVCWASCDPAEQDLPYGVVDQLLRRLPVDTAGAKDLVRSLTPAASPLAVGGGLLEVLAAATDTGPLALVIDDVPWADEQSTSVLGFMQRRLYCEPLLLVLTARTNTAGPAGGAAEGEVGGRGWQERVLRGAVRVEQVQLTGLTGAETRQLAAGHGAARLGPAAVARLQEATAGHPLHLHSLLAQVTPAQLADLSHPLPVPASLDAVIRHTLNRLPADARGLVEALAVLDRPAPLATITALAGMDDASTALGPALECGLVQWRPDDPTTPLRLHHALQRDAIYRALPPGQRQTLHARAAGLVSVDEAWAHRVAATTSTDPQLSGELAAEAEHLADGGRLGRAATLLLWAAGLALTRDQHEHQLLTAATHLLQLGQATARLAPLQGRLQACAPSPRRDTVLGFLAAQRGDLRTAQDLLTCALTTAPDADTTVLAAMSLATVHLYRCDGPQVVRLLRPLLDQLPPDTPTARLIRGLLALGAIFSDGPAAALAVIDEACLPDRAPQVTALDSQLLLYRGSCHVLAGRLQAGNEDLTTYPVRQHTDADLRITPVDHYMLAWARYLGGRWQDALIGADQAVVVADTTAQPEGLVFAHVIAAMVHAQRGDHGRARAHLTEARRSVPLFPEFNAILPVLGEAVLEQARGNRAGMARALAPLDPASPGMTRAMVLVWAPLLVDAHTSTDPARPATLQDLERAQQAMDTFDQLTNPDPGTTVPALACTSHWLHARLARAHRDTAMARTHYQRALDTPALEGDDIPLHRAFAHRDLAHLLMATGQAGDRRDAATHLHHAHQLFTRLGATPHTEHTTADLTNLGTTPPAVPGQDRAQGLTEREHAVAHLAAEGHTNQEIAQELYVSPKTVEYHLGHVYTKLQLTSRRQLRTALQSAPA, via the coding sequence GTGGGCCGGGAGGCGGAGCTGGCCCAGGTGGCCCGCTGCCGGGCCGAGGCAGCGCGGGGTGAGCCGTGGGTGATGACGGTCGAGGGGGAAGCGGGGATCGGGAAGACCGCCCTGGTGCGTCACGCCCTCGCAGGTGGTGGGGACGGGCTGGGGGTGTGCTGGGCCAGCTGCGATCCAGCGGAGCAGGACCTCCCCTACGGGGTGGTGGACCAGTTGCTGCGCAGGCTGCCGGTGGACACAGCGGGGGCCAAGGACCTGGTCCGATCGTTGACGCCTGCCGCGTCGCCGCTCGCGGTGGGTGGAGGCCTGCTGGAGGTACTGGCCGCTGCGACCGACACCGGCCCGCTCGCGCTGGTCATCGACGATGTGCCTTGGGCCGATGAGCAGTCCACGAGCGTGCTCGGGTTCATGCAGCGCCGCTTGTACTGCGAGCCGCTCCTGCTGGTGCTCACCGCCCGAACGAACACGGCCGGGCCTGCGGGTGGGGCGGCCGAGGGCGAGGTGGGCGGGCGCGGCTGGCAGGAGAGGGTGCTGCGTGGCGCGGTCCGCGTCGAGCAGGTTCAGCTGACCGGGTTGACCGGTGCGGAGACCCGGCAGCTGGCCGCCGGTCACGGGGCCGCGCGGCTGGGGCCGGCCGCGGTGGCCCGGCTCCAGGAAGCCACGGCCGGGCATCCCCTGCACCTGCACTCCCTGCTCGCGCAGGTCACCCCGGCCCAGCTCGCCGACCTTTCCCATCCGCTGCCGGTGCCGGCCAGTCTGGACGCGGTCATCCGCCACACCCTCAACCGCCTGCCCGCGGATGCCCGCGGTCTGGTCGAGGCCCTGGCCGTCCTGGACCGCCCCGCACCCCTGGCCACCATTACCGCCCTCGCCGGGATGGATGATGCCTCCACGGCCCTGGGCCCGGCACTGGAGTGCGGTCTGGTGCAGTGGCGCCCGGACGACCCCACCACCCCGCTACGCCTGCACCACGCCCTGCAGCGTGATGCGATCTACCGAGCACTGCCCCCGGGACAGCGTCAGACCCTGCACGCCCGCGCCGCTGGCCTGGTCAGCGTGGACGAGGCCTGGGCCCACCGCGTCGCCGCCACCACCAGCACCGATCCCCAACTCTCCGGCGAACTTGCCGCCGAAGCCGAACACCTAGCCGATGGGGGCCGCCTCGGGCGGGCCGCCACCCTGCTGCTGTGGGCCGCCGGCCTCGCCCTCACGCGCGACCAGCACGAACACCAGCTCCTGACCGCCGCCACGCACCTCCTGCAGCTTGGACAGGCAACCGCCCGGCTGGCTCCGCTGCAGGGCCGGCTGCAGGCCTGCGCCCCCTCACCGCGCCGCGACACCGTGCTCGGCTTCCTCGCCGCGCAGCGCGGCGACCTACGCACCGCCCAGGACCTGCTCACCTGCGCCCTCACCACCGCGCCCGACGCGGACACCACCGTCCTCGCCGCCATGTCGCTGGCCACGGTCCACCTCTACCGGTGCGACGGGCCCCAGGTGGTGCGGCTGCTGCGGCCCCTGCTGGACCAGCTCCCCCCCGACACGCCTACCGCTCGGCTCATCCGGGGACTGCTCGCCCTCGGCGCGATCTTCAGTGACGGACCGGCCGCGGCGCTGGCCGTGATTGACGAAGCCTGCCTGCCCGACCGGGCCCCCCAGGTCACCGCCCTGGACAGTCAACTGCTGCTCTACCGTGGCAGCTGCCATGTGCTCGCCGGGCGGCTGCAGGCCGGGAACGAGGACCTGACCACCTACCCCGTCCGGCAGCACACCGATGCCGACCTGCGCATCACGCCGGTCGATCACTACATGCTCGCGTGGGCCCGGTACCTGGGCGGCCGCTGGCAGGACGCGCTGATCGGCGCCGACCAGGCCGTGGTGGTCGCCGACACCACCGCCCAGCCCGAGGGTCTCGTGTTCGCTCACGTGATCGCGGCCATGGTCCACGCCCAGCGGGGCGACCACGGGCGCGCCCGCGCACACCTGACCGAGGCCCGGCGGTCCGTCCCCCTGTTTCCGGAATTCAATGCGATTCTGCCCGTGCTGGGAGAGGCGGTGCTGGAGCAGGCACGTGGCAACCGGGCGGGCATGGCCCGGGCCCTGGCCCCGCTCGACCCCGCCTCGCCCGGGATGACCCGCGCCATGGTGCTGGTGTGGGCGCCGCTGCTGGTCGACGCCCACACCAGCACCGACCCCGCACGCCCCGCCACCCTCCAGGATCTGGAACGCGCCCAGCAGGCCATGGACACCTTCGACCAGCTCACGAACCCCGACCCCGGCACCACCGTGCCCGCCCTGGCCTGCACCAGCCACTGGCTCCACGCCCGCCTCGCCCGCGCCCACCGCGACACCGCCATGGCCCGCACCCACTACCAGCGCGCCCTCGACACCCCCGCCCTGGAGGGTGACGACATCCCCCTGCACCGCGCCTTCGCCCACCGCGACCTGGCCCACCTCCTCATGGCCACCGGTCAGGCCGGCGACCGCCGCGACGCCGCCACCCACCTCCACCACGCCCACCAGCTGTTCACCCGACTCGGAGCCACTCCCCACACCGAACACACCACCGCCGACCTCACCAACCTCGGCACCACCCCCCCCGCAGTGCCCGGCCAGGACCGGGCGCAGGGCCTGACCGAACGCGAACATGCCGTCGCCCACCTCGCCGCCGAAGGCCACACCAACCAAGAAATCGCCCAAGAGCTCTACGTCAGCCCCAAAACCGTCGAGTACCACCTCGGCCACGTCTACACGAAACTCCAACTCACCAGTCGCCGACAACTTCGCACCGCCCTCCAATCCGCCCCCGCATGA
- a CDS encoding chaplin family protein: protein MIHTLSRKTAAATATAVLTLGGVGLVLAPSAQASGIQRVSGCQSSSSGSAYAFGCAFGSGGLFSGQVIQIPISHSINICGPGNYCSNS from the coding sequence ATGATCCACACGCTCAGCCGCAAAACCGCCGCCGCCACGGCCACAGCCGTGCTCACACTCGGCGGCGTGGGCCTCGTACTCGCCCCATCCGCACAAGCATCCGGCATCCAACGCGTCTCCGGCTGCCAGTCGAGTTCCTCTGGATCTGCCTATGCGTTCGGCTGTGCCTTCGGATCCGGGGGCTTGTTCTCCGGCCAGGTGATCCAGATACCGATCTCGCACTCGATCAACATCTGCGGCCCTGGAAACTACTGCTCCAACAGCTGA
- a CDS encoding type II secretion system F family protein has product MISVVPAVLAGTAAGAGIAIAVAAALPGRSDLGDVLARLDASRLDVIAPPTQASTAHGVYERIGSTVLARFGTLGLPRRELEILRESPALWLGRKVAVALYGLMLPLLGGAVLAAMNEPLSFTVPGAAGLVFAAVFWFLMDVRIRQLAAEARLEFRVAVASYLELVGLERAADAGPTEALKRAAAVGDGWVFERIRDALLRAELAGIAPWDGLRHLSQEIGVPELGAPADIIAVAGEEGASVHSTLQAQARSLRGVLLTDQQAQANTASEKMVVPVAALVILMTVYIAYPAIARIINS; this is encoded by the coding sequence GGCCGGTATCGCGATCGCGGTCGCCGCCGCGCTCCCCGGCCGCTCCGACCTGGGCGACGTCCTGGCCCGCCTGGACGCCTCCCGCCTCGACGTCATCGCCCCACCCACCCAAGCCAGCACCGCGCACGGGGTCTACGAGCGGATCGGCTCAACAGTCTTGGCCCGGTTCGGCACGCTCGGGCTGCCACGGCGCGAGCTGGAGATCCTGCGCGAGTCCCCCGCGCTGTGGCTGGGCCGCAAAGTCGCCGTCGCCCTGTATGGGCTGATGCTGCCGCTGCTGGGCGGCGCGGTGCTGGCCGCCATGAACGAGCCGCTGTCCTTCACCGTCCCGGGAGCCGCGGGGCTGGTGTTCGCGGCGGTGTTCTGGTTCCTGATGGACGTCCGCATCCGGCAGCTCGCCGCCGAGGCCCGCCTGGAGTTCCGCGTCGCGGTCGCCTCCTACCTCGAGCTCGTCGGCCTCGAACGCGCCGCCGACGCCGGTCCCACCGAAGCCCTCAAACGCGCGGCCGCCGTGGGCGACGGCTGGGTGTTCGAACGGATCCGCGACGCCCTGCTGCGAGCCGAACTCGCCGGCATCGCCCCCTGGGACGGCCTGCGCCACCTCTCGCAGGAGATCGGCGTGCCCGAGCTCGGCGCCCCCGCGGACATCATCGCCGTGGCCGGCGAGGAGGGCGCCTCCGTGCACTCCACCCTGCAGGCCCAGGCCCGCTCGCTGCGCGGCGTGCTGCTGACCGATCAGCAGGCCCAGGCCAACACCGCCTCGGAAAAGATGGTCGTCCCCGTGGCAGCCCTTGTCATCCTCATGACCGTCTACATCGCCTACCCGGCCATCGCCCGCATCATCAACAGCTGA
- a CDS encoding TadE/TadG family type IV pilus assembly protein: protein MTFPWLPGSALHARGGGRCRDNGALSLELAILAPAILMFLALMIVCGRIYLTGSTVDDAARDAARAASLQNDPGAARTIALQVASQSLATQGLHCLTTDVQVPTAAFATPLGQPASVTVTVTCRVNLSDVGFPGLPGSKVLTGSFTSSLDEYRPRTALGPGLPVTGDLSLGRDADARTTT from the coding sequence ATGACGTTTCCCTGGCTCCCGGGCTCGGCCTTGCATGCACGCGGCGGCGGCCGCTGCCGAGACAACGGTGCGCTGTCGCTGGAGCTGGCGATCCTGGCGCCGGCCATCTTGATGTTCCTGGCATTGATGATCGTGTGCGGGCGGATCTACCTGACCGGCAGCACCGTGGATGACGCCGCCCGGGACGCCGCCCGCGCCGCCTCTCTGCAGAACGACCCGGGCGCTGCGCGGACCATCGCGCTGCAGGTCGCCAGCCAGTCGCTGGCCACGCAGGGACTGCACTGCCTCACCACCGACGTCCAGGTTCCGACCGCCGCGTTCGCCACCCCGCTCGGCCAGCCCGCTTCTGTGACGGTGACCGTGACGTGCCGGGTGAACCTGTCCGACGTCGGCTTTCCGGGCCTACCCGGCAGCAAGGTCCTCACCGGGTCCTTCACCAGTTCCCTGGACGAATACCGGCCCCGGACCGCACTCGGCCCGGGCTTGCCAGTGACCGGCGACCTGTCGTTGGGAAGGGATGCTGATGCACGCACCACGACGTGA
- a CDS encoding helix-turn-helix domain-containing protein — MPSGKTLGRPTALDPSTAQAVVSQYHEGAAIKALARQHGVAPRTIRRVLDADGSRTVPAPRTHETDPVPPETAPNGSTGPVTIDVPGLLATHLDAEGDEAIRGALGEGWTIRLGQGHSVRVTAALALHRAALAQCADVVQDGSASAVRKACRVYAARISAAQ, encoded by the coding sequence CTGCCCTCCGGGAAGACGCTCGGGCGTCCCACCGCTCTGGACCCGAGCACCGCTCAGGCCGTCGTCAGCCAGTACCACGAGGGCGCCGCCATCAAGGCCCTCGCCCGCCAGCACGGCGTTGCCCCGCGCACGATCCGCCGGGTACTGGACGCAGACGGCTCCCGTACCGTCCCCGCCCCACGAACCCACGAGACCGACCCTGTGCCGCCGGAGACTGCACCCAATGGCAGCACCGGCCCCGTCACGATCGACGTCCCCGGACTGCTTGCGACACACCTGGACGCCGAGGGCGACGAAGCGATCCGGGGAGCGCTGGGCGAAGGATGGACGATCCGCCTAGGCCAAGGCCACTCTGTCCGTGTCACGGCGGCTCTGGCGCTGCACCGGGCCGCTCTCGCCCAGTGTGCGGACGTTGTCCAGGACGGCAGCGCGTCGGCGGTGCGGAAGGCCTGTCGGGTCTACGCAGCCCGCATCTCAGCAGCCCAGTGA